The nucleotide window GATTTCGTGGCGCTCAACAACGTGTCGCTGGATTTCCCGGCCGGCGAGCTGACGGCGCTGCTGGGCCCTTCGGGCTGCGGCAAGACCACGCTGCTGCGCTGCATCGCCGGCCTGGAACACCCGGACTCGGGCCAGGTGCTGCTCGATGGCGCCGATGCTTCCGACCGCCACGTGCGCGAACGCCAGGTGGGCTTCGTGTTCCAGCACTATGCGCTGTTCAAGCACATGACCGTGTTCGAGAACGTGGCCTTCGGCCTGCGCGTGAAACCGCGTGCCGAGCGTCCATCCGAAGACCAGATCCGCCGCAAGGTGAAGGACCTGCTGGAACTGGTGCAGCTGGACTGGCTGGCCGACCGCTATCCGCCGCAGCTCTCCGGCGGCCAGCGCCAGCGTATCGCCCTGGCGCGTGCCCTGGCGGTCGAACCGCGCGTGCTTCTGCTGGACGAACCGTTCGGCGCGCTGGACGCCAAGGTGCGCAAGGAACTGCGCCGCTGGTTGCGCCGCCTGCACGACGACCTGCACGTGTCGTCGATCTTCGTCACGCACGACCAGGAAGAAGCGCTGGAAGTGGCCGACCAGGTGGTGTTGATGAACAAAGGCACCGTCGAGCAGATCGGCACGCCGGACCAGGTCTATAACCATCCCGCATCGCCGTTCGTGTACGGCTTCCTGGGCAATGTCAACGTGTTCCACGGCCGCGTGCACGAAGGGGTGCTGGCCAGCGAAGGCGCGCAGCTCGACGTGCCGGACCATACCCACGTGCGCGACGCGAAGGGCACCGCCTATGTGCGACCGCACGAGATGGACGTCGACCGCTACTCCGCCGGTGCGGAAGGCATCGTCGTCAAGCTGCGCCGTGCGCACGCGATCGGTCCGCTGGCCCAGCTGGACCTCGAGCGCGCCGACAATGCGCAGCTGATCGAGGCGACGATTTCCAATGAGCGGTTCCAGAACCTGGGACTGAAAGAGGGCGAGACCCTGGTCGTGCGGCCGAAGCGCCTGCGCGTGTTTGTCGATGAAGGAGCGTCCATATGAACTTCCAGCAGCTGCGTTCCATCCGCGAAGCGGCCCGCCGCAACTACAACCTGACCGAAGTGGCGAACGCGCTGTTCACGTCGCAGCCGGGCGTGAGCCGCCAGATCCGCGAACTCGAAGATGAATTGGGCGTCGTCATTTTCGAGCGCAACGGCAAGCGGCTGACGGGCCTGACCGAGCCGGGCAAGGGTATCCTGAAGATCATCGACCGCCTGCTGATCGAAGCGGAGAACCTGCAGCACGCCAGCATGGAATACAAGGGCCAGAGCACCGGCACGCTGACGGTGGCCGCCACGCACACGCAGGCGCGCTATGCGCTGCCGCGCGCCGTGTCGCATTTCCGCAAGACCTTCCCGGACGTGCGGATCGCGCTGCAGCAGAGTTCACCGGAACACATCGCCGAATGGGTATTGTCCGGCAAGGCCGATATCGGTATCGCTACCGAGGGCCTGTCGCAGTTCCCCGACCTGGTGTCGTTCCCCTGCTACCGCTGGAGCCACCTGATCGTGGTGCCGGACGACCACCCGCTGCTGAGCCGCACGCCGGTGCGGCTGGAAGACCTGGCCGAGTTCCAGCTGATCACCTACGACGTGGGTTTCACGGGCCGCGGCCACATCGACGATGCGTTCGACAAGGCCGGCGTGCGGCCCGACATCGTGCTGACCGCGATGGATTCGGACGTCATCAAGCAGTACGTGGCGCTGGGCCTCGGTGTCGGCCTGGTCGCATCGATGGCGTTCGACCATGGCCGCGACAAGGGCCTGCGCGCGATCGAGGCGTCGCACCTGTTCGCGCCCAACACCACGCGGCTCGCCGTACGGCGCGGTGCCTACCTGCGGCAGTATGCGTACGAGTTCATCGCGCAATTCGCGCCGGAGCTGAAGCGGGGAGATATCGAGCAGGCGCTGCTGGGTGGGGAGGCCGCGTGATGACTGGCTTCGTTGAAAATTTCCATAGTTGATCCCGGCGCAGGCCGGGATTTTTTTTGCTCGATGCGACCCGTAGCGCGTGAGCCTGGTATCGGACATGATTTTCCGGGCGATGTTTCCTGGCAAAAGCACCCGGGAAAAATGTCCGACACCGGCGCGCCGCTACCGGCATCGAAACTTACTGCCCCGGATTCGTGATGCTGGCGTGGATCGCATCGATCCCCTCCAGCACGTGCTGCGGCAGTTTCACCGCATACGCGTCGATGTTTTCCTCCAGTTGCGCCAGCGTGGTGGCGCCGATGATGGTGGAGCCGACGAACCAGCGCGAATAGCACCAGGCCAGCGCCATCTGCGTGGGCGTCAGGCCGTTGTCGCGCGCGAGTTTCGTGTACCGCGCCACGGCCTCCAGCACGGCGGGGCGCAGGTAGCGCGGGCTCCAGGTGGGCGGGAAGATCGTCAGGCGGCCATGTGCCTTCGGATCGTCGTGGTACTTCGCCGTCAGCTGGCCGAATGCCAGCGGGCTATAGGCCAGCAGCGTCACGTCTTCGCGGAAGCAGGTCTCGTCCAGGAAGCTCGTTTCGTAATGGCGCGCGGTCAGGTTGTACAGGTTCTGGATCGTTGCGATGCGCGGCAAGCCCTTCATTTCGGCCTGCTTGATGAACTCGGAAATCCCCCAGCTCGATTCGTTCGACACGCCAATGTGGCGGATCTTGCCCTCGTCGACCAGCTTGCCCAGCGCGGCCAGGGTGTCCTCGATCGCCACGCAGGGGCGCTCGTTATCCGGATTGAACGCGTTGGCGCCGAAGATGGGCACGTTGCGGCTTGGCCAGTGCAGCTGGTACAGGTCGATGTAGTCGGTCTGCAGGCGCTGCAGGCTGGTCTCCACGGCGGAACGCAGGTTCGCTTCGTCGAAGTTCTGCTGGCCGCCGCGCACCCAGTGGATGCCCGGGTTCGGACCGGCCGCCTTGGTGGCCAGCACGAGATCCGAGCGCTTGCCGCTTTTCTTCAGCCAGGTGCCGATATAGCGTTCGGTGAGACCCTGCGTTTCCGCGCTCGGCTGCACCGGGTACATCTCGGCCGTGTCGATGAAATTGATGCCCCGTTCGATCGCGTAGTCGAGCTGCGCGTGCGCGTCGGCTTCGGTGTTCTGCCGGCCCCACGTCATCGTGCCGAGGCAGATTTTCGTGACGCCGACGTCGGTACGGCCCAGTGTGATCTTCTCCATTGCTCTCCTTTATTCGACCTTATTTACCCTTGTTCTTACCCTTGTACTTATCCTTGTTTGCGGATGGCGTCCGCGCAATCGCGCACCAGCGCCGGGCCCGCGTATATCAGGCCGCTGTACAACTGCACCAGTTGCGCGCCGGCGTCGATCTTCGCCTTCGCATCCGCGCCGCGCATGATGCCGCCCACGCCGATGATCGGCAGCGCGCCGCCCAGCTCCGCCTTCAGCAGGCGGATCACGCGGTTCGACAGCTCGAACACGGGCGCGCCGGACAGGCCGCCCGCTTCGGCGCCGTGCTGCATGCCTTCCACGGCGCTGCGCGACAGCGTGGTATTGGTGGCGATCACGCCATCGATGTTGTGGCGCACCAGCGCGTCGGCGATGTTCTTCACCTGTTCCTCGTCCATGTCCGGTGCGATCTTCAGGGCCAGCGGCACATAGCGCTTGTGCTGGTCTGCCAGGCGCCCCTGCGCATCCTTCAGCTGCGCCAGCAGGCCGTCGAGTTCGGAACCGCCCTGCAGCTGGCGCAGGTTCTTCGTGTTCGGCGACGAGATGTTGACCGTGACATAGCTGGCATACGGGTAGACCTTCTGCAGGCAGTGCAGGTAATCGTCGGCGGCCCGTTCGATCGGCGTATCGGCGTTCTTGCCGATGTTCAGGCCCAGCACGCCTTCCTTGTTCCGGTAGAAACGCGACGATTGCACGTTCGCCACGAAGGCATCCACGCCGCCGTTATTGAATCCCATGCGGTTGATGATGCCGTGCGCGGCGGGCAGGCGGAACATGCGCGGCTTGGGGTTGCCGGGCTGGGCGCGCGGTGTCACCGTGCCCACCTCGATCGAGCCGAAGCCCAGGTCGGCCAGCGCGTCGATGTAGGCGCCATCCTTGTCCAGGCCGGCGGCCAGGCCCACCGGGTTCTTGAACAGCAGGCCCATCACCGTGCGCGGGTCGGCTTTCGGCTGTTGCACGATGGCGCGCATCAGGCCGAGCCTGGACAGGCGCTTCAGGTTGTCGAGAGTGAAATGGTGCGCGGATTCGGCGTCCATCGAAAACAGCGCCGGACGCGCGAGGGAATACAGGAATTTGTCGGACATGAGGACACTATGGGTGAGCTGCAACCGGGGAGTGGGTTGCACATTGCCCGCCATTTTACATGCGGCCGCGGGCGGGCCGAAGGCGGGCCACCCGGCAGGGGCTTACTCGGCGGTGCGCGGCATCACGGCCCACACGCCCTTGCGGCGCGCTTCCAGCGGCTGGAACTTGATCTTGTAGCTCATCTTCGGGCTTTCCTCGATCCAGTAGCCCAGGTAGACGTAGGGCAGGCCCAGCTCGCGTGCCTGCTGGATCTGCCACAGCACGTTGTAGGTGCCGAACGAGGCGCCCGGCACGTCGGGATCGAAGAAGGTGTACACGGAGGACAGGCCGTCGGACAGCACGTCGATGATCGAGACCATGCGCAGCGTGCCATCGGGTTCGCGGAATTCGACCAGCCGCGTGTTG belongs to Pseudoduganella albidiflava and includes:
- a CDS encoding aldo/keto reductase, with protein sequence MEKITLGRTDVGVTKICLGTMTWGRQNTEADAHAQLDYAIERGINFIDTAEMYPVQPSAETQGLTERYIGTWLKKSGKRSDLVLATKAAGPNPGIHWVRGGQQNFDEANLRSAVETSLQRLQTDYIDLYQLHWPSRNVPIFGANAFNPDNERPCVAIEDTLAALGKLVDEGKIRHIGVSNESSWGISEFIKQAEMKGLPRIATIQNLYNLTARHYETSFLDETCFREDVTLLAYSPLAFGQLTAKYHDDPKAHGRLTIFPPTWSPRYLRPAVLEAVARYTKLARDNGLTPTQMALAWCYSRWFVGSTIIGATTLAQLEENIDAYAVKLPQHVLEGIDAIHASITNPGQ
- a CDS encoding quinone-dependent dihydroorotate dehydrogenase yields the protein MSDKFLYSLARPALFSMDAESAHHFTLDNLKRLSRLGLMRAIVQQPKADPRTVMGLLFKNPVGLAAGLDKDGAYIDALADLGFGSIEVGTVTPRAQPGNPKPRMFRLPAAHGIINRMGFNNGGVDAFVANVQSSRFYRNKEGVLGLNIGKNADTPIERAADDYLHCLQKVYPYASYVTVNISSPNTKNLRQLQGGSELDGLLAQLKDAQGRLADQHKRYVPLALKIAPDMDEEQVKNIADALVRHNIDGVIATNTTLSRSAVEGMQHGAEAGGLSGAPVFELSNRVIRLLKAELGGALPIIGVGGIMRGADAKAKIDAGAQLVQLYSGLIYAGPALVRDCADAIRKQG
- a CDS encoding sulfate/molybdate ABC transporter ATP-binding protein is translated as MTIAVKNINKRFGDFVALNNVSLDFPAGELTALLGPSGCGKTTLLRCIAGLEHPDSGQVLLDGADASDRHVRERQVGFVFQHYALFKHMTVFENVAFGLRVKPRAERPSEDQIRRKVKDLLELVQLDWLADRYPPQLSGGQRQRIALARALAVEPRVLLLDEPFGALDAKVRKELRRWLRRLHDDLHVSSIFVTHDQEEALEVADQVVLMNKGTVEQIGTPDQVYNHPASPFVYGFLGNVNVFHGRVHEGVLASEGAQLDVPDHTHVRDAKGTAYVRPHEMDVDRYSAGAEGIVVKLRRAHAIGPLAQLDLERADNAQLIEATISNERFQNLGLKEGETLVVRPKRLRVFVDEGASI
- a CDS encoding CysB family HTH-type transcriptional regulator encodes the protein MNFQQLRSIREAARRNYNLTEVANALFTSQPGVSRQIRELEDELGVVIFERNGKRLTGLTEPGKGILKIIDRLLIEAENLQHASMEYKGQSTGTLTVAATHTQARYALPRAVSHFRKTFPDVRIALQQSSPEHIAEWVLSGKADIGIATEGLSQFPDLVSFPCYRWSHLIVVPDDHPLLSRTPVRLEDLAEFQLITYDVGFTGRGHIDDAFDKAGVRPDIVLTAMDSDVIKQYVALGLGVGLVASMAFDHGRDKGLRAIEASHLFAPNTTRLAVRRGAYLRQYAYEFIAQFAPELKRGDIEQALLGGEAA